A genomic segment from Triticum dicoccoides isolate Atlit2015 ecotype Zavitan chromosome 1A, WEW_v2.0, whole genome shotgun sequence encodes:
- the LOC119282261 gene encoding protein SODIUM POTASSIUM ROOT DEFECTIVE 2-like, which yields MRTGGMLCRSQAATAVCVPGDARSMVVGRRADRTIAQDARTLHDVRYVRLGADGAGAARVSSRRVAPPQPPPMSRRRGATVAVTLPMVTKSPVETPARDTAAAKPTPATPTAAVAPGDQVLQVVVMKVAIHCQGCAGKVRKHISKMEGVTSFSIDLESKKVTVMGHVSPAGVLESISKVKKAELLM from the exons ATGAGGACCGGGGGGATGCTGTGCCGGTCACAGGCGGCGACGGCGGTCTGCGTGCCGGGCGACGCACGGTCCATGGTCGTCGGGCGCCGCGCCGACCGGACAATCGCCCAGGACGCGCGCACCCTCCACGACGTCAGGTACGTGCGCCTTGGTGCCGACGGAGCCGGCGCCGCGCGTGTCTCGTCCAGGCGGGTGGCGCCGCCCCAGCCGCCGCCCATGTCGAGGAGGCGCGGAGCGACGGTGGCCGTGACGCTGCCGATGGTGACCAAGAGCCCCGTGGAGACGCCGGCGCGGGACACTGCGGCGGCTAAGCCGACACCCGCCACTCCTACGGCGGCCGTGGCACCCGGCGACCAAGTCCTCCAA GTGGTCGTGATGAAGGTGGCTATACACTGCCAGGGGTGTGCAGGGAAAGTGAGGAAGCACATCTCCAAAATGGAAG GGGTGACATCGTTCAGCATCGATCTGGAGAGCAAGAAGGTGACGGTGATGGGTCACGTGTCCCCGGCGGGTGTCCTCGAGAGCATCTCAAAGGTCAAGAAGGCTGAGCTgctcatgtga